One Rhododendron vialii isolate Sample 1 chromosome 2a, ASM3025357v1 genomic region harbors:
- the LOC131316243 gene encoding receptor-like protein 6 gives MDSALYLHMFLIFCCFNLNVLTDSYSSTQPLCHEDERAALLQFKHSFVIKKFASGDPYAYPKVESWKLDGNASDCCSWDGVECDHDTGRVTGLDLNSRSSSSFLYGSINSNSSLFTLVHLRRLNLAYNHFNYSQIPTRIGNLSRLRVLILYNSYFSGQIPSEISSLSQLTFLDLSSYLDPSSNEYLLKLEKPSLRDLVQNLTNLKELDLNMVNVSSTVPGALSNMTSLTRLNLWNCLLYGEFPMGIFHLPNLRHLIISYNENLIGYLPEFPHGSLLEELAIDGTSFSGLLPTSIGNLDSLIFLDLGPSNFYGTLPPSVGNLTQLTYMDVTGNNLWGQIPSSIANLSKLTCLGLSSGTFDAGTLPFLLGKLSELIRLDLIGTKLKDVLPQSLANLTQLSVLVLCRNELLGEIPSWLLNLTQLTNLDFSENQLSGMFPRSISQLKHLESLDLSSNNLSGKVELDIFQNLQNLAVLRLSGNKLTVVATDSTNVTLPKFISIGLASCNLKKFPHFLRFQDELQSLNLADNSIHGKIPTWLWNTSKERMSEIELYGNFLTGFEEHPYAIPWISLQHLDFSFNRLRGPLLLPPPSVLVYMIAGNLLTGEIPPSFCQNRLLFALDLSDNYLSGAIPECLTSSNSDSLSLLNLSGNNFHGTVPPMFMRVIKMIDLSQNQLHGGLPRSLANCTMLEILVLGDNQIKDTFPFWLATLPELQVLILRSNRFHGVIENPKTSLKFPKLRIIDLSHNGFYGTLPSKYFQNWNAMKVVAKGHSTYMHVLKPEFISFGNIGYNLDVIYSITVSTKGNILFYPRIQSEFAVMDLSSNKFSGKIPESLGNLNGLQVLNISKNNLIGVFPSSLANLTNLESLDLSRNLLSGEIPQQLTKLTFLSVLNVSHNRLTGPIPQGKQFDTFDNSSYGGNMGLCGVPLTRLCKNSEMSPPQPPAHNSQGDESLEFSRGIYWMVIIMGYGSGLIVGLVIGQMLTTRYHERFVAIFERAKKTQRRPKRKGRRN, from the coding sequence ATGGATTCAGCTTTGTATCTTCACATGTTTCTGATCTTCTGTTGTTTTAATCTTAATGTTTTGACTGACTCTTACTCTTCCACGCAGCCACTATGCCATGAAGACGAGAGAGCAGCCTTGCTGCAGTTCAAGCATAGCTTTGTCATCAAGAAGTTTGCTTCTGGCGACCCTTATGCTTATCCAAAGGTTGAGTCATGGAAGCTCGATGGAAATGCTAGCGATTGCTGCTCGTGGGATGGTGTGGAGTGTGACCATGACACCGGTCGTGTGACTGGTCTCGACCTCAATAGCCGTAGCAGCAGCAGCTTCCTCTATGGTTCTATCAACTCCAACAGTAGCCTCTTCACCCTTGTTCACCTTCGGAGGCTGAACCTTGCTTACAATCACTTCAATTATTCTCAAATTCCGACCAGAATCGGAAATCTTTCAAGACTAAGGGTTCTCATCCTCTACAATTCTTATTTTTCCGGTCAGATCCCTTCAGAGATCTCCTCTCTTTCCCAATTGACTTTTCTTGATCTGTCTAGCTACCTTGACCCATCTTCTAATGAATAtcttttgaaacttgaaaaaccCAGTTTGAGAGACCTAGTTCAAAACCTGACCAACCTGAAAGAACTTGACCTCAATATGGTGAATGTATCTTCTACGGTGCCAGGTGCTTTATCGAATATGACCTCTCTAACACGTCTTAATCTTTGGAATTGTTTGCTTTATGGTGAATTCCCAATGGGAATTTTCCATCTGCCAAACCTACGGCATTTAATCATTTCATATAATGAAAACCTCATTGGTTATCTTCCTGAATTTCCACACGGTAGTCTGCTCGAGGAATTGGCAATTGATGGGACAAGTTTTTCTGGATTGCTGCCAACTTCAATTGGGAATCTTGATTCCTTGATTTTTTTAGACTTAGGACCATCCAATTTTTATGGGACTCTTCCACCCTCAGTTGGCAATCTGACACAGCTCACGTATATGGACGTTACTGGAAACAATTTGTGGGGACAGATTCCATCATCAATAGCGAACTTATCGAAACTCACTTGCTTAGGACTCAGCAGTGGTACTTTTGATGCAGGAACCCTACCATTCCTACTTGGAAAGCTATCAGAACTCATTAGATTAGACCTTATTGGTACAAAATTAAAAGATGTATTACCACAGTCTCTTGCAAACTTGACCCAGCTATCCGTGTTGGTTCTTTGCAGGAATGAGTTACTTGGTGAAATCCCATCTTGGCTTCTGAACCTCACCCAATTAACCAATCTAGACTTTTCAGAAAATCAACTATCCGGCATGTTTCCCAGATCAATCTCTCAACTCAAGCATCTTGAAAGTCTTGATCTTTCTTCAAACAACTTGAGTGGTAAAGTCGAGCTAGACATCTTTCAAAATCTCCAAAACCTTGCTGTATTGCGATTGTCCGGAAACAAATTGACGGTGGTTGCAACAGACAGTACCAATGTTACTCTACCCAAATTCATTAGTATAGGATTGGCGTCAtgcaacttgaagaagttcCCACATTTCTTGAGGTTCCAAGATGAATTACAATCGCTTAATTTGGCTGATAACAGTATTCATGGCAAGATTCCAACTTGGTTGTGGAACACAAGTAAAGAAAGAATGAGTGAAATCGAGCTTTATGGAAACTTTCTTACAGGATTTGAGGAGCATCCATATGCCATTCCATGGATATCACTACAACACCTAGATTTCAGCTTTAACAGGCTGCGAGGACCACTCTTACTTCCACCACCGTCTGTCCTTGTTTATATGATCGCTGGGAATTTACTAACCGGAGAAATCCCACCATCATTCTGCCAAAATAGGCTTCTTTTTGCGCTTGACTTGTCCGATAATTACTTAAGTGGGGCCATACCTGAATGCTTGACCAGTTCTAACAGTGATTCTCTGTCGCTGCTCAATTTGAGTGGCAATAATTTTCATGGTACTGTTCCTCCTATGTTTATGAGGGTTATCAAGATGATTGACTTGAGTCAAAATCAATTGCATGGGGGGTTACCACGTTCATTGGCTAATTGTACAATGCTTGAAATTCTTGTTCTAGGAGATAATCAGATCAAGGACACTTTTCCCTTTTGGTTGGCAACTCTCCCTGAGTTACAAGTTCTTATTCTCCGATCTAACAGATTCCATGGTGTCATTGAGAATCCTAAAACCAGTTTGAAGTTTCCAAAGCTGCGGATCATTGACCTCTCTCACAATGGTTTCTATGGTACATTGCcatcaaaatattttcagaacTGGAATGCAATGAAAGTGGTCGCGAAAGGGCATTCAACATATATGCATGTGTTGAAACCCGAATTTATAAGTTTTGGAAACATTGGTTACAATTTGGATGTTATTTATTCAATAACAGTATCTACCAAAGGGAATATTCTGTTCTATCCGAGGATCCAAAGTGAATTTGCAGTTATGGATCTTTCAAGCAACAAATTCAGCGGCAAAATTCCAGAATCCCTTGGAAATCTCAATGGACTTCAAGTGCTAAACATTTCCAAAAACAACCTGATTGGCGTCTTCCCGTCATCCTTGGCAAATTTGACAAACCTGGAATCGTTGGACCTATCTCGGAACCTGCTCTCAGGAGAGATCCCTCAGCAGCTAACCAAACTCACTTTCCTCTCAGTCCTAAATGTTTCTCATAACCGTCTCACTGGCCCCATACCTCAAGGCAAACAATTCGATACATTTGATAATAGTTCATATGGTGGGAATATGGGATTGTGTGGCGTCCCTCTAACAAGGTTATGCAAGAATTCAGAAATGTCACCCCCACAACCACCGGCACACAACTCGCAAGGCGATGAGAGTTTAGAGTTTTCGAGGGGTATCTACTGGATGGTCATAATCATGGGATATGGGAGTGGGCTGATAGTTGGGTTGGTTATTGGGCAGATGCTGACGACAAGGTATCATGAACGGTTTGTTGCGATATTTGAAAGGGCAAAGAAAACTCAAAGGAGGCCGAAAAGGAAGGGGCGAAGAAACTAA
- the LOC131312369 gene encoding uncharacterized protein LOC131312369 isoform X1 gives MTNNKVKYIKPGDMAQQVPEYERKRREKMELNRMRMTELGYQKMANALFGSNKKRKTKHTMEAKNMRARGNLSDEDYQQPEDAPEDEDDDEDTCSYTDDEELIDSMNARKKNAVASTLQTDQLPPIESTMALSLAQGSRPAPVTVAPTPTPTPTQALPVEQDGLSATPSSLPQQMVRASTSRRVRGANRGINTERIIASGSGKKLVVEIPLEVGAPIGENATRFATWLGIQIRMAAPLKNVEKWDDIPFHVKAPIIQATRDKFDIVGYDEKEHVRRGVDRKCKKLYRTWRHNMKDHYEALVEAGKDPYVNPYKGVSGEDWAWVIGNIWANKDKEVLVLKRKKARSKVPFNHTMGSQSFASAMAAQTHKRRGQRPHIADFYSSTHYNQKKKKWVAPICEQLHLLLEARQQEDDARCQEADALGLPITMPRGDADRSSW, from the exons ATGACAAATAACAAGGTAAAGTATATCAAGCCCGGGGACATGGCCCAACAAGTGCCTGAATATGAGAGGAAAAGGCGTGAAAAAATGGAATTGAACCGCATGAGAATGACTGAATTAGGGTATCAGAAGATGGcaaatgctttgtttggttcaaATAAGAAGAGAAAGACCAAACATACTATGGAGGCCAAAAATATGAGGGCCCGGGGTAATTTGTCTGACGAGGATTATCAGCAACCTGAGGATGCACCTGAGGATGAGGACGATGATGAGGACACTTGCAGTTATACCGATGATGAAGAATTG ATTGATTCTATGAACGCACGAAAAAAGAACGCTGTTGCATCCACTCTCCAAACTGATCAGCTGCCTCCTATTGAGTCTACTATGGCTCTTTCCCTTGCCCAAGGTTCAAGGCCTGCCCCAGTTACAGTCGCTCCCactcctactcctactcctaccCAGGCGTTACCGGTTGAACAAGATGGTTTGTCTGCTACACCAagttctttaccacaacagatGGTTAGAG CTTCTACCTCGAGGCGTGTCCGGGGTGCTAACCGTGGAATTAACACAGAACGCATAATTGCTAGTGGTAGTGGCAAGAAACTTGTTGTAGAGATTCCTTTGGAGGTAGGAGCACCCATAGGTGAAAATGCCACAAGGTTCGCCACTTGGCTTGGTATACAAATTAGGATGGCAGCACCATTGAAGAATGTGGAGAAGTGGGATGATATTCCCTTTCATGTTAAAGCGCCCATCATACAGGCTACACGA GATAAATTTGACATAGTGGGATATGATGAGAAAGAGCATGTGAGGCGTGGCGTCGACCGCAAGTGCAAAAAATTGTATAGAACCTGGCGTCACAATATGAAGGACCACTATGAAGCATTAGTGGAAGCTGGTAAGGATCCGTATGTCAATCCATATAAAGGAGTTAGTGGTGAAGATTGGGCATGGGTGATTGGTAACATCTGGGCTAATAAAGATAAAGAG GTATTGGTACTAAAAAGGAAGAAAGCTCGATCAAAGGTACCTTTCAACCATACTATGGGGTCACAATCCTTCGCATCAGCTATGGCAGCTCAGACACATAAGCGTCGGGGTCAACGTCCCCACATTGCAGATTTTTACAGTTCAACCCATTAtaatcaaaagaagaagaaatgggtAGCTCCGATATGTGAGCAACTACAT CTACTACTTGAGGCACGCCAGCAAGAGGATGATGCACGTTGCCAAGAGGCTGACGCGCTTGGGTTACCAATCACTATGCCACGAGGAGATGCCGATAGAAGTTCTTGGTAA
- the LOC131312369 gene encoding uncharacterized protein LOC131312369 isoform X3, translating to MTNNKVKYIKPGDMAQQVPEYERKRREKMELNRMRMTELGYQKMANALFGSNKKRKTKHTMEAKNMRARGNLSDEDYQQPEDAPEDEDDDEDTCSYTDDEELIDSMNARKKNAVASTLQTDQLPPIESTMALSLAQGSRPAPVTVAPTPTPTPTQALPVEQDGLSATPSSLPQQMVRERIIASGSGKKLVVEIPLEVGAPIGENATRFATWLGIQIRMAAPLKNVEKWDDIPFHVKAPIIQATRDKFDIVGYDEKEHVRRGVDRKCKKLYRTWRHNMKDHYEALVEAGKDPYVNPYKGVSGEDWAWVIGNIWANKDKEVLVLKRKKARSKVPFNHTMGSQSFASAMAAQTHKRRGQRPHIADFYSSTHYNQKKKKWVAPICEQLHLLLEARQQEDDARCQEADALGLPITMPRGDADRSSW from the exons ATGACAAATAACAAGGTAAAGTATATCAAGCCCGGGGACATGGCCCAACAAGTGCCTGAATATGAGAGGAAAAGGCGTGAAAAAATGGAATTGAACCGCATGAGAATGACTGAATTAGGGTATCAGAAGATGGcaaatgctttgtttggttcaaATAAGAAGAGAAAGACCAAACATACTATGGAGGCCAAAAATATGAGGGCCCGGGGTAATTTGTCTGACGAGGATTATCAGCAACCTGAGGATGCACCTGAGGATGAGGACGATGATGAGGACACTTGCAGTTATACCGATGATGAAGAATTG ATTGATTCTATGAACGCACGAAAAAAGAACGCTGTTGCATCCACTCTCCAAACTGATCAGCTGCCTCCTATTGAGTCTACTATGGCTCTTTCCCTTGCCCAAGGTTCAAGGCCTGCCCCAGTTACAGTCGCTCCCactcctactcctactcctaccCAGGCGTTACCGGTTGAACAAGATGGTTTGTCTGCTACACCAagttctttaccacaacagatGGTTAGAG AACGCATAATTGCTAGTGGTAGTGGCAAGAAACTTGTTGTAGAGATTCCTTTGGAGGTAGGAGCACCCATAGGTGAAAATGCCACAAGGTTCGCCACTTGGCTTGGTATACAAATTAGGATGGCAGCACCATTGAAGAATGTGGAGAAGTGGGATGATATTCCCTTTCATGTTAAAGCGCCCATCATACAGGCTACACGA GATAAATTTGACATAGTGGGATATGATGAGAAAGAGCATGTGAGGCGTGGCGTCGACCGCAAGTGCAAAAAATTGTATAGAACCTGGCGTCACAATATGAAGGACCACTATGAAGCATTAGTGGAAGCTGGTAAGGATCCGTATGTCAATCCATATAAAGGAGTTAGTGGTGAAGATTGGGCATGGGTGATTGGTAACATCTGGGCTAATAAAGATAAAGAG GTATTGGTACTAAAAAGGAAGAAAGCTCGATCAAAGGTACCTTTCAACCATACTATGGGGTCACAATCCTTCGCATCAGCTATGGCAGCTCAGACACATAAGCGTCGGGGTCAACGTCCCCACATTGCAGATTTTTACAGTTCAACCCATTAtaatcaaaagaagaagaaatgggtAGCTCCGATATGTGAGCAACTACAT CTACTACTTGAGGCACGCCAGCAAGAGGATGATGCACGTTGCCAAGAGGCTGACGCGCTTGGGTTACCAATCACTATGCCACGAGGAGATGCCGATAGAAGTTCTTGGTAA
- the LOC131312369 gene encoding uncharacterized protein LOC131312369 isoform X5, whose protein sequence is MTNNKVKYIKPGDMAQQVPEYERKRREKMELNRMRMTELGYQKMANALFGSNKKRKTKHTMEAKNMRARGNLSDEDYQQPEDAPEDEDDDEDTCSYTDDEELIDSMNARKKNAVASTLQTDQLPPIESTMALSLAQGSRPAPVTVAPTPTPTPTQALPVEQDGLSATPSSLPQQMVRASTSRRVRGANRGINTERIIASGSGKKLVVEIPLEVGAPIGENATRFATWLGIQIRMAAPLKNVEKWDDIPFHVKAPIIQATRDKFDIVGYDEKEHVRRGVDRKCKKLYRTWRHNMKDHYEALVEAGKDPYVNPYKGVSGEDWAWVIGNIWANKDKELVHIVAAVLLLFFVMAIGPAH, encoded by the exons ATGACAAATAACAAGGTAAAGTATATCAAGCCCGGGGACATGGCCCAACAAGTGCCTGAATATGAGAGGAAAAGGCGTGAAAAAATGGAATTGAACCGCATGAGAATGACTGAATTAGGGTATCAGAAGATGGcaaatgctttgtttggttcaaATAAGAAGAGAAAGACCAAACATACTATGGAGGCCAAAAATATGAGGGCCCGGGGTAATTTGTCTGACGAGGATTATCAGCAACCTGAGGATGCACCTGAGGATGAGGACGATGATGAGGACACTTGCAGTTATACCGATGATGAAGAATTG ATTGATTCTATGAACGCACGAAAAAAGAACGCTGTTGCATCCACTCTCCAAACTGATCAGCTGCCTCCTATTGAGTCTACTATGGCTCTTTCCCTTGCCCAAGGTTCAAGGCCTGCCCCAGTTACAGTCGCTCCCactcctactcctactcctaccCAGGCGTTACCGGTTGAACAAGATGGTTTGTCTGCTACACCAagttctttaccacaacagatGGTTAGAG CTTCTACCTCGAGGCGTGTCCGGGGTGCTAACCGTGGAATTAACACAGAACGCATAATTGCTAGTGGTAGTGGCAAGAAACTTGTTGTAGAGATTCCTTTGGAGGTAGGAGCACCCATAGGTGAAAATGCCACAAGGTTCGCCACTTGGCTTGGTATACAAATTAGGATGGCAGCACCATTGAAGAATGTGGAGAAGTGGGATGATATTCCCTTTCATGTTAAAGCGCCCATCATACAGGCTACACGA GATAAATTTGACATAGTGGGATATGATGAGAAAGAGCATGTGAGGCGTGGCGTCGACCGCAAGTGCAAAAAATTGTATAGAACCTGGCGTCACAATATGAAGGACCACTATGAAGCATTAGTGGAAGCTGGTAAGGATCCGTATGTCAATCCATATAAAGGAGTTAGTGGTGAAGATTGGGCATGGGTGATTGGTAACATCTGGGCTAATAAAGATAAAGAG TTGGTTCATATAGTTGCTGCTGTTCTATTATTGTTCTTTGTTATGGCTATTGGTCCGGCTCACTAG
- the LOC131312369 gene encoding uncharacterized protein LOC131312369 isoform X6, with amino-acid sequence MTNNKVKYIKPGDMAQQVPEYERKRREKMELNRMRMTELGYQKMANALFGSNKKRKTKHTMEAKNMRARGNLSDEDYQQPEDAPEDEDDDEDTCSYTDDEELIDSMNARKKNAVASTLQTDQLPPIESTMALSLAQGSRPAPVTVAPTPTPTPTQALPVEQDGLSATPSSLPQQMVRASTSRRVRGANRGINTERIIASGSGKKLVVEIPLEVGAPIGENATRFATWLGIQIRMAAPLKNVEKWDDIPFHVKAPIIQATRDKFDIVGYDEKEHVRRGVDRKCKKLYRTWRHNMKDHYEALVEAGKDPYVNPYKGVSGEDWAWVIGNIWANKDKEVNKEMELLFGS; translated from the exons ATGACAAATAACAAGGTAAAGTATATCAAGCCCGGGGACATGGCCCAACAAGTGCCTGAATATGAGAGGAAAAGGCGTGAAAAAATGGAATTGAACCGCATGAGAATGACTGAATTAGGGTATCAGAAGATGGcaaatgctttgtttggttcaaATAAGAAGAGAAAGACCAAACATACTATGGAGGCCAAAAATATGAGGGCCCGGGGTAATTTGTCTGACGAGGATTATCAGCAACCTGAGGATGCACCTGAGGATGAGGACGATGATGAGGACACTTGCAGTTATACCGATGATGAAGAATTG ATTGATTCTATGAACGCACGAAAAAAGAACGCTGTTGCATCCACTCTCCAAACTGATCAGCTGCCTCCTATTGAGTCTACTATGGCTCTTTCCCTTGCCCAAGGTTCAAGGCCTGCCCCAGTTACAGTCGCTCCCactcctactcctactcctaccCAGGCGTTACCGGTTGAACAAGATGGTTTGTCTGCTACACCAagttctttaccacaacagatGGTTAGAG CTTCTACCTCGAGGCGTGTCCGGGGTGCTAACCGTGGAATTAACACAGAACGCATAATTGCTAGTGGTAGTGGCAAGAAACTTGTTGTAGAGATTCCTTTGGAGGTAGGAGCACCCATAGGTGAAAATGCCACAAGGTTCGCCACTTGGCTTGGTATACAAATTAGGATGGCAGCACCATTGAAGAATGTGGAGAAGTGGGATGATATTCCCTTTCATGTTAAAGCGCCCATCATACAGGCTACACGA GATAAATTTGACATAGTGGGATATGATGAGAAAGAGCATGTGAGGCGTGGCGTCGACCGCAAGTGCAAAAAATTGTATAGAACCTGGCGTCACAATATGAAGGACCACTATGAAGCATTAGTGGAAGCTGGTAAGGATCCGTATGTCAATCCATATAAAGGAGTTAGTGGTGAAGATTGGGCATGGGTGATTGGTAACATCTGGGCTAATAAAGATAAAGAG GTAAATAAGGAGATGGAGttgctttttggaagctaa
- the LOC131312369 gene encoding uncharacterized protein LOC131312369 isoform X2 yields MTNNKVKYIKPGDMAQQVPEYERKRREKMELNRMRMTELGYQKMANALFGSNKKRKTKHTMEAKNMRARGNLSDEDYQQPEDAPEDEDDDEDTCSYTDDEELIDSMNARKKNAVASTLQTDQLPPIESTMALSLAQGSRPAPVTVAPTPTPTPTQALPVEQDGLSATPSSLPQQMVRASTSRRVRGANRGINTERIIASGSGKKLVVEIPLEVGAPIGENATRFATWLGIQIRMAAPLKNVEKWDDIPFHVKAPIIQATRDKFDIVGYDEKEHVRRGVDRKCKKLYRTWRHNMKDHYEALVEAGKDPYVNPYKGVSGEDWAWVIGNIWANKDKEVLVLKRKKARSKVPFNHTMGSQSFASAMAAQTHKRRGQRPHIADFYSSTHYNQKKKKWVAPICEQLHLLLEARQQEDDARCQEADALGLPITMPRGDADRSSW; encoded by the exons ATGACAAATAACAAGGTAAAGTATATCAAGCCCGGGGACATGGCCCAACAAGTGCCTGAATATGAGAGGAAAAGGCGTGAAAAAATGGAATTGAACCGCATGAGAATGACTGAATTAGGGTATCAGAAGATGGcaaatgctttgtttggttcaaATAAGAAGAGAAAGACCAAACATACTATGGAGGCCAAAAATATGAGGGCCCGGGGTAATTTGTCTGACGAGGATTATCAGCAACCTGAGGATGCACCTGAGGATGAGGACGATGATGAGGACACTTGCAGTTATACCGATGATGAAGAATTG ATTGATTCTATGAACGCACGAAAAAAGAACGCTGTTGCATCCACTCTCCAAACTGATCAGCTGCCTCCTATTGAGTCTACTATGGCTCTTTCCCTTGCCCAAGGTTCAAGGCCTGCCCCAGTTACAGTCGCTCCCactcctactcctactcctaccCAGGCGTTACCGGTTGAACAAGATGGTTTGTCTGCTACACCAagttctttaccacaacagatGGTTAGAG CTTCTACCTCGAGGCGTGTCCGGGGTGCTAACCGTGGAATTAACACAGAACGCATAATTGCTAGTGGTAGTGGCAAGAAACTTGTTGTAGAGATTCCTTTGGAGGTAGGAGCACCCATAGGTGAAAATGCCACAAGGTTCGCCACTTGGCTTGGTATACAAATTAGGATGGCAGCACCATTGAAGAATGTGGAGAAGTGGGATGATATTCCCTTTCATGTTAAAGCGCCCATCATACAGGCTACACGA GATAAATTTGACATAGTGGGATATGATGAGAAAGAGCATGTGAGGCGTGGCGTCGACCGCAAGTGCAAAAAATTGTATAGAACCTGGCGTCACAATATGAAGGACCACTATGAAGCATTAGTGGAAGCTGGTAAGGATCCGTATGTCAATCCATATAAAGGAGTTAGTGGTGAAGATTGGGCATGGGTGATTGGTAACATCTGGGCTAATAAAGATAAAGAG GTATTGGTACTAAAAAGGAAGAAAGCTCGATCAAAGGTACCTTTCAACCATACTATGGGGTCACAATCCTTCGCATCAGCTATGGCAGCTCAGACACATAAGCGTCGGGGTCAACGTCCCCACATTGCAGATTTTTACAGTTCAACCCATTAtaatcaaaagaagaagaaatgggtAGCTCCGATATGTGAGCAACTACAT CTACTACTTGAGGCACGCCAGCAAGAGGATGATGCACGTTGCCAAGAGGCTGACGCGCTTGGGTTACCAATCACTATGCCACGAGGAGATGCCGATAGAAGTTCTTG GTAA
- the LOC131312369 gene encoding uncharacterized protein LOC131312369 isoform X4 yields MTNNKVKYIKPGDMAQQVPEYERKRREKMELNRMRMTELGYQKMANALFGSNKKRKTKHTMEAKNMRARGNLSDEDYQQPEDAPEDEDDDEDTCSYTDDEELIDSMNARKKNAVASTLQTDQLPPIESTMALSLAQGSRPAPVTVAPTPTPTPTQALPVEQDGLSATPSSLPQQMVRASTSRRVRGANRGINTERIIASGSGKKLVVEIPLEVGAPIGENATRFATWLGIQIRMAAPLKNVEKWDDIPFHVKAPIIQATRDKFDIVGYDEKEHVRRGVDRKCKKLYRTWRHNMKDHYEALVEAGKDPYVNPYKGVSGEDWAWVIGNIWANKDKELCSVLFCCFGPALFCSVLFCCSVVCLITALFCSVLLLLLSHGCNGSS; encoded by the exons ATGACAAATAACAAGGTAAAGTATATCAAGCCCGGGGACATGGCCCAACAAGTGCCTGAATATGAGAGGAAAAGGCGTGAAAAAATGGAATTGAACCGCATGAGAATGACTGAATTAGGGTATCAGAAGATGGcaaatgctttgtttggttcaaATAAGAAGAGAAAGACCAAACATACTATGGAGGCCAAAAATATGAGGGCCCGGGGTAATTTGTCTGACGAGGATTATCAGCAACCTGAGGATGCACCTGAGGATGAGGACGATGATGAGGACACTTGCAGTTATACCGATGATGAAGAATTG ATTGATTCTATGAACGCACGAAAAAAGAACGCTGTTGCATCCACTCTCCAAACTGATCAGCTGCCTCCTATTGAGTCTACTATGGCTCTTTCCCTTGCCCAAGGTTCAAGGCCTGCCCCAGTTACAGTCGCTCCCactcctactcctactcctaccCAGGCGTTACCGGTTGAACAAGATGGTTTGTCTGCTACACCAagttctttaccacaacagatGGTTAGAG CTTCTACCTCGAGGCGTGTCCGGGGTGCTAACCGTGGAATTAACACAGAACGCATAATTGCTAGTGGTAGTGGCAAGAAACTTGTTGTAGAGATTCCTTTGGAGGTAGGAGCACCCATAGGTGAAAATGCCACAAGGTTCGCCACTTGGCTTGGTATACAAATTAGGATGGCAGCACCATTGAAGAATGTGGAGAAGTGGGATGATATTCCCTTTCATGTTAAAGCGCCCATCATACAGGCTACACGA GATAAATTTGACATAGTGGGATATGATGAGAAAGAGCATGTGAGGCGTGGCGTCGACCGCAAGTGCAAAAAATTGTATAGAACCTGGCGTCACAATATGAAGGACCACTATGAAGCATTAGTGGAAGCTGGTAAGGATCCGTATGTCAATCCATATAAAGGAGTTAGTGGTGAAGATTGGGCATGGGTGATTGGTAACATCTGGGCTAATAAAGATAAAGAG CTCTGTTCTGTtctgttctgctgttttggtCCGGCTCTGTTCTGTTCTGTTCTGTTCTGCTGTTCTGTTGTGTGCCTTATAACAGCTCTGTTCTGTTCTGTTCTGTTGCTGCTGTTATCCCATGGCTGTAATGGCAGCAGTTAG